One window from the genome of Acinetobacter sp. ANC 7912 encodes:
- a CDS encoding M23 family metallopeptidase — protein sequence MQHLTVSLLLISILVSLTGCEPPPSGQAAGWKSPYLYWQLRKDPLSQPLTIPVEGVKQRQLNDTWGAARSEGRQHEGIDIFAKHGTPVLSATNGIVRKIGTNNLGGKVIWITGPELTNHYYAHLEDYAEHIQEGDWVEAGEVIAYVGNTGNAKTTPPHLHYGIYLSGKGAANPYPYLKAEELK from the coding sequence GTGCAGCATCTGACGGTTTCCTTATTATTAATCTCTATCTTGGTTAGTCTGACTGGCTGTGAACCACCACCATCGGGGCAGGCTGCGGGTTGGAAAAGCCCTTATTTATACTGGCAGTTGAGGAAAGATCCATTATCCCAACCCTTAACTATTCCAGTAGAAGGTGTGAAGCAAAGACAGCTCAACGACACTTGGGGTGCTGCACGGAGTGAAGGGCGGCAACATGAGGGAATTGATATTTTTGCCAAACACGGTACGCCTGTACTGAGTGCCACTAACGGCATCGTCAGGAAGATTGGCACCAATAATTTAGGTGGTAAAGTGATCTGGATTACCGGGCCTGAACTTACTAATCATTACTATGCCCATCTGGAGGATTATGCCGAGCATATTCAGGAAGGTGACTGGGTCGAAGCGGGTGAAGTGATTGCCTATGTTGGAAATACCGGGAATGCTAAAACCACGCCACCGCATCTGCACTATGGTATTTATTTGAGCGGGAAAGGTGCAGCCAATCCCTATCCTTATCTAAAAGCTGAAGAATTAAAATAA
- a CDS encoding outer membrane beta-barrel protein: MKKLILAGVIGVISVTSQANSPAYGYQSKPYNIGVAVGYSGFNMKSHDWFEDESFNGAFVNLEYHSHPRASIWAEYSYMKDEFWASEGTVGYKYKFYENNDLYTAGSLGVGYAYMEDKDTDPDLGKTKVELKYITVPVNAELGFKPSAQVDLFGTLGYKWLYNRKTRICIDGDCAAGKLHAVDLDGLIYKLGVRYNF; encoded by the coding sequence ATGAAAAAATTAATTTTAGCCGGGGTAATTGGGGTCATTTCTGTAACTTCACAGGCAAATTCACCTGCTTATGGGTATCAAAGCAAACCATATAATATTGGTGTGGCAGTGGGCTATTCAGGCTTTAATATGAAGTCACATGACTGGTTCGAAGACGAGAGCTTTAATGGTGCATTTGTAAACCTGGAATATCATAGTCATCCGAGAGCCAGTATCTGGGCTGAATATAGCTACATGAAAGATGAATTCTGGGCGAGTGAAGGTACAGTCGGATATAAATACAAATTTTATGAGAACAATGACCTTTATACTGCCGGCTCTTTAGGTGTGGGTTATGCCTATATGGAAGATAAGGATACTGATCCAGATCTAGGCAAAACCAAGGTCGAACTAAAATATATCACGGTACCTGTTAATGCCGAGTTGGGTTTTAAGCCATCTGCACAAGTCGATCTATTTGGCACATTAGGCTATAAGTGGCTATATAACCGCAAAACCCGTATCTGTATTGATGGAGACTGTGCAGCAGGAAAACTGCATGCAGTTGATCTGGATGGTTTAATTTATAAGCTGGGTGTTCGCTATAATTTTTAG
- a CDS encoding exonuclease domain-containing protein has protein sequence MKKEVFISVDIEASGPIPGEYDMLSFGMCRIDQPEVQFYCELQPVSFKFNPKALEVAGFDLEELAKTGLEPATAMQNCTQWLKENLLKSETPIFVGLNASFDWSFMNYYFHKYTGNNPFGVAALDLKSMYLGAFGSTWLETRAKNMIEVLNPESRGNHNALQDAIFQAELFRLIMDKIKH, from the coding sequence ATGAAAAAAGAAGTTTTTATCTCTGTTGATATTGAAGCCTCTGGTCCAATTCCGGGCGAATATGACATGCTCTCGTTTGGCATGTGCCGGATTGATCAACCTGAAGTTCAGTTTTATTGTGAATTACAACCTGTCTCGTTTAAGTTCAATCCTAAAGCCTTAGAAGTTGCAGGATTTGATCTAGAGGAATTGGCAAAGACCGGTCTTGAGCCAGCAACAGCCATGCAGAATTGCACCCAATGGCTAAAAGAAAATCTTTTAAAATCCGAAACACCGATCTTTGTGGGATTAAATGCCAGTTTTGACTGGTCATTTATGAATTATTATTTTCATAAATATACCGGTAATAATCCATTCGGTGTAGCGGCTCTGGACCTTAAGTCCATGTACTTGGGTGCTTTTGGAAGTACCTGGCTGGAAACCCGAGCAAAAAATATGATTGAGGTTTTAAACCCTGAATCGCGTGGCAATCATAATGCGCTACAAGATGCGATCTTTCAGGCGGAGCTATTTCGTTTAATTATGGACAAGATAAAACATTGA
- a CDS encoding pseudouridine synthase, which yields MKIVILNKPYGVLSQFRKDEAHMTMSDFVDDPTLRLAGRLDMDSEGLVFLTDHGGLNQFITNPANKKFKTYLVQVDGDVTEEALEQLRKGVELKDGITLPAKAIKVQQPEWLWDRDPPVRYRASVPTSWVEISICEGRNRQVRRMTAAVGFPTLRLIRTKIGSIDLVQLGLQPGETKEIEPLLYPDFKDVPEEQPYRSRSYVKKPGGTGGKPINKKVNKDGTKKKSGTPRIWQMEEGEKPRRKTNGTTRPNTKSRGRRPR from the coding sequence ATGAAAATCGTCATTCTAAATAAACCATATGGCGTCCTCTCCCAGTTTCGTAAAGACGAAGCCCACATGACGATGTCTGATTTCGTTGATGATCCTACCTTACGTCTGGCGGGTCGTCTCGATATGGACTCAGAAGGTTTGGTATTCCTGACTGATCATGGTGGCTTAAACCAGTTCATCACCAATCCTGCCAATAAAAAATTCAAAACCTATCTGGTTCAGGTCGATGGAGATGTCACTGAAGAAGCACTGGAACAACTGCGTAAAGGTGTTGAGCTGAAAGATGGCATCACCTTGCCAGCGAAAGCCATCAAAGTTCAGCAACCAGAATGGCTATGGGATCGTGATCCTCCGGTACGTTACCGTGCATCCGTGCCGACATCTTGGGTAGAAATCTCGATCTGTGAAGGCCGTAACCGTCAGGTACGTCGTATGACAGCAGCAGTGGGTTTTCCAACTTTGCGTCTGATCCGTACCAAAATCGGTTCGATTGATCTGGTTCAACTTGGTCTGCAACCAGGTGAAACCAAAGAGATTGAACCTTTACTGTATCCAGACTTTAAAGATGTGCCTGAAGAACAGCCATATCGCTCACGTTCTTATGTGAAAAAGCCAGGCGGCACTGGAGGCAAACCAATCAACAAGAAGGTGAATAAAGACGGTACCAAGAAAAAATCAGGTACTCCACGGATCTGGCAAATGGAAGAAGGTGAAAAACCACGTCGCAAAACCAATGGTACCACCCGTCCAAATACCAAGAGCCGGGGCCGTCGTCCTCGCTAA
- the uraH gene encoding hydroxyisourate hydrolase, protein MKKIILTLAATMLPTFSFANPLSVHVLNQETGLPSANVAVILEAQQGEKWVKLNEAKTDKDGRVKELYPKETALQKGVYKITFKTGDWFKANNQRTFFPEIPVVFVIDGTLDHYHIPLLLSSYGYSTYRGS, encoded by the coding sequence ATGAAAAAAATAATTTTAACTTTAGCTGCAACTATGCTTCCTACTTTTAGCTTTGCTAATCCTTTAAGTGTTCATGTATTGAATCAGGAAACTGGCTTACCTTCTGCCAATGTGGCTGTGATTTTAGAAGCTCAACAAGGTGAGAAATGGGTCAAACTGAATGAAGCCAAAACAGATAAGGATGGCCGTGTAAAGGAGCTTTATCCTAAAGAGACTGCATTACAGAAAGGTGTTTACAAGATAACGTTTAAAACTGGGGATTGGTTTAAGGCAAATAATCAACGGACGTTCTTCCCAGAAATTCCGGTAGTCTTTGTAATTGATGGCACTTTGGACCATTATCATATTCCGCTGTTGTTGAGTTCTTATGGTTACTCGACATATCGAGGAAGTTAG
- a CDS encoding transposase family protein produces MKYIDSKKLSETQFKRYTGISWSTFDLMVEELQKHIPAKGRPPKLSIEDQILLCLSYWREYRTLFHVATSYGVSEPTASRIVRHVEDCLIKSNLFNLPKHLPEGEGIDWNVVIVDATEIPIQRPKKTEEKL; encoded by the coding sequence ATGAAATACATCGATTCAAAGAAGCTTTCTGAAACACAGTTCAAGCGGTACACCGGCATCTCATGGTCAACCTTTGATTTAATGGTTGAGGAGTTGCAAAAGCATATTCCTGCGAAAGGTAGACCACCTAAATTGAGCATAGAGGATCAGATTCTTCTATGCTTAAGTTATTGGCGCGAATATCGAACATTATTCCATGTCGCAACAAGTTATGGCGTGTCAGAACCCACTGCTTCAAGAATTGTCCGTCATGTAGAGGACTGCCTGATCAAGTCCAATTTATTCAATCTACCAAAGCATTTGCCTGAAGGCGAAGGCATTGACTGGAATGTGGTTATTGTAGATGCCACAGAAATTCCAATCCAAAGGCCTAAAAAAACAGAAGAAAAGCTATAG
- a CDS encoding IS5 family transposase (programmed frameshift): MKYQKLNRFSDSEFKRLVGVPRPVFSEMVEVLKEAESLKKKSGRPHTLAIEDQLLLTLNYLRNYSTQLELAANYHIAESNVNRTIKKVEDALMKSRRFTLPKRSITTADEQFNWVIIDATECSIERPKKNQSKFYSGKKKKHTLKAQVIYHPKSKQIIGVDISSGSQHDIKLARKTVKKFKHCDYVMTDLGYYGLEQDGFKLLMPIKKKKNFPLFDAEKNYNKMIGKIRVVIEHINSQLKRFRILSERYRNRRKRFGLRINLIAALVNRMNLQ, from the exons ATGAAATATCAGAAATTAAACCGTTTTTCAGATTCTGAATTCAAGCGCTTGGTTGGTGTACCTCGACCAGTTTTTAGTGAAATGGTCGAAGTTTTAAAAGAAGCAGAATCACTTAAAAAGAAATCTGGGCGTCCTCATACTTTAGCTATAGAGGATCAATTATTATTAACACTCAATTACTTACGGAATTACAGCACTCAATTGGAATTGGCTGCAAATTACCATATCGCTGAAAGTAATGTGAATCGAACTATTAAAAAGGTTGAAGATGCATTAATGAAATCAAGACGTTTTACCCTGCCAAAACGAAGCATTACCACAGCAGACGAACAATTTAACTGGGTAATTATTGATGCGACAGAATGTTCAATAGAACGCCCG AAAAAAAATCAGAGTAAGTTTTACAGTGGTAAAAAGAAGAAACATACGTTAAAAGCCCAAGTGATCTATCATCCGAAGAGCAAACAAATCATAGGAGTAGATATATCGTCTGGCAGTCAGCATGATATTAAATTGGCAAGAAAAACAGTTAAGAAATTCAAACATTGTGACTATGTTATGACCGATTTAGGGTACTATGGGTTAGAGCAAGATGGCTTTAAGTTATTGATGCCAATAAAGAAAAAGAAGAATTTCCCCTTATTTGATGCTGAGAAAAATTACAATAAAATGATTGGAAAAATACGAGTTGTAATCGAACATATTAATAGTCAATTGAAAAGATTTAGAATACTAAGTGAACGCTATCGAAATAGACGAAAAAGATTCGGTTTACGCATTAACTTAATCGCTGCACTGGTAAACCGGATGAACTTGCAATAA
- a CDS encoding IS66-like element ISAba16 family transposase: MNTLPDLSQLTHEQLLEFTRQLAMQHQSLAQSNQELEKSNQQLDARVQHLEVTNQQLDSKVQHLSILNQKYEHELALFKQHKFGSKNEHLTAKQIHLWDEAVEEDIAAVDLELERLNADKTNAATQKAKTNKPKRRPLPDHLHTIRIEHEPASTQCACGCQLRRIGEDISEKLHFRPAQFYKEQHVRGKWVCDQCDTLTQQAMPAYVIDKGIASPELLSHVLVSKYADHLPLYRQRLIYQRAGIELSRSTLSDWIGRCGVELEPLANALKEVVLQQQVLHADETPVTIMRMGENNKKPKKGYVWAYATTQYNPVQAVIYDFQDSRSGQHAEEFLKGWQGYLVCDDYSGYKARFKSGQVIEVGCMAHARRKFHELHVTGKSQVAEQALVLIQKLYAIEAELRKKTDGTAEDRREYRQQHSQPVMQQLYEWLNQHHLTVPSSSPTAKAINYTLKRWPALSRYLDDGNLPICNNWVENQMRPWALGRKNWLFAGSLRSGQRAANIMTLIQSAKLNGLDPYAYLSDVLKRLPTHKVTQIEELLPHCWKPKSN, encoded by the coding sequence ATGAATACGCTGCCTGACTTAAGCCAACTGACCCATGAACAACTGCTGGAATTCACCAGGCAGTTGGCGATGCAGCATCAGTCTCTGGCACAATCAAATCAAGAATTAGAAAAATCAAACCAGCAATTAGATGCCAGAGTTCAACATCTTGAAGTCACCAATCAGCAATTAGATTCTAAAGTTCAACATCTTTCTATTCTCAATCAAAAATACGAGCATGAACTCGCACTATTTAAACAGCACAAATTCGGCAGTAAAAACGAACATCTCACTGCAAAACAAATCCACCTGTGGGATGAAGCGGTTGAAGAAGATATTGCCGCGGTTGATCTAGAACTGGAACGGCTAAATGCAGATAAAACCAATGCAGCGACACAGAAAGCCAAAACCAATAAACCTAAACGTCGACCACTGCCAGATCATCTACACACCATCCGTATTGAGCATGAACCTGCATCAACCCAATGTGCTTGTGGCTGCCAACTCCGTCGTATCGGCGAAGATATCAGTGAAAAACTGCATTTCAGACCGGCACAGTTCTATAAGGAACAGCATGTGCGTGGTAAATGGGTCTGTGATCAGTGTGACACTCTGACTCAGCAAGCGATGCCCGCCTATGTGATTGATAAAGGCATTGCTTCACCTGAATTGCTCAGCCATGTGCTGGTATCGAAGTATGCCGATCATTTGCCGCTGTACCGTCAACGTCTGATCTATCAGCGGGCGGGAATCGAACTTTCTAGATCAACTTTATCTGACTGGATAGGTCGCTGCGGTGTAGAACTGGAACCTCTGGCCAATGCCTTAAAAGAGGTGGTGCTGCAACAGCAGGTGCTGCATGCAGATGAAACACCGGTCACCATCATGCGGATGGGTGAGAATAATAAAAAACCGAAGAAAGGTTATGTCTGGGCCTATGCCACTACACAGTACAATCCAGTTCAGGCGGTGATCTATGACTTTCAGGATAGTCGTTCAGGCCAGCATGCTGAAGAGTTCTTGAAAGGCTGGCAGGGCTATCTAGTCTGTGATGATTACAGTGGTTATAAAGCACGTTTTAAATCAGGCCAAGTGATTGAGGTGGGCTGCATGGCCCATGCACGTCGTAAATTCCATGAACTGCATGTAACTGGGAAAAGTCAGGTTGCTGAACAGGCATTAGTGCTGATTCAGAAACTGTATGCCATAGAAGCAGAACTCAGGAAAAAGACCGATGGTACAGCGGAAGACCGCCGCGAATACCGACAACAGCATAGTCAACCAGTGATGCAACAACTATATGAATGGCTCAACCAACATCATCTGACAGTGCCATCGAGTTCTCCCACCGCCAAGGCCATCAATTACACTCTGAAGCGTTGGCCAGCTTTAAGCCGCTATCTGGATGATGGCAATCTACCTATTTGCAATAATTGGGTCGAGAATCAAATGCGTCCCTGGGCGTTGGGGCGCAAGAACTGGCTGTTTGCAGGTTCGCTGCGCAGCGGCCAGCGAGCGGCGAATATCATGACTTTAATCCAGTCAGCAAAGCTGAATGGCTTGGATCCGTATGCCTATTTAAGTGATGTGCTGAAAAGGCTGCCGACACATAAAGTGACCCAGATTGAAGAGTTACTGCCACACTGCTGGAAACCTAAATCGAATTAA
- the tnpB gene encoding IS66 family insertion sequence element accessory protein TnpB (TnpB, as the term is used for proteins encoded by IS66 family insertion elements, is considered an accessory protein, since TnpC, encoded by a neighboring gene, is a DDE family transposase.), translating into MIRIDEIWLSTQPMDMRAGMDTTMAQVVRAFGYIKPHCAYLFCNKRGHRMKVLVHDGLGIWLCARRLEQGKFHWAQVHQGETVALSPEQLQALIQSLPWQRIGRQQVVTML; encoded by the coding sequence ATGATCCGCATTGATGAAATCTGGTTGTCTACTCAGCCCATGGACATGCGTGCAGGTATGGATACGACCATGGCTCAGGTGGTGAGAGCCTTTGGCTACATCAAACCGCATTGTGCTTACCTGTTCTGTAATAAACGTGGCCATCGCATGAAAGTACTGGTACATGATGGACTGGGCATCTGGCTGTGTGCCCGGCGGCTGGAACAGGGCAAATTTCACTGGGCTCAAGTTCACCAAGGTGAAACCGTGGCCCTCAGCCCGGAACAGTTACAGGCACTGATCCAAAGTTTGCCCTGGCAGCGCATTGGACGACAGCAGGTGGTGACGATGCTCTAA
- a CDS encoding transposase gives MNMDIYSATPPVAKKRRTYSKEFKLSIVNACKNPNTSIASVALQHSINANLVSRWIRIFSHHEGAVQDPTHVNPAFIALPYTAAISQPIDERITLCITVPHTNNDIQLKWQTSEIPALAELLKALAT, from the coding sequence ATGAACATGGATATATATTCAGCAACACCTCCTGTTGCTAAAAAACGCAGAACATACAGCAAAGAATTCAAACTCAGTATTGTCAATGCCTGTAAAAATCCTAATACCTCGATCGCTTCGGTCGCACTGCAACATAGTATTAATGCCAACCTTGTCAGTCGTTGGATCAGGATCTTCAGCCATCATGAGGGTGCCGTACAGGATCCTACTCATGTGAATCCAGCATTTATTGCTTTGCCTTACACTGCTGCAATCAGCCAACCTATTGATGAGAGGATCACGTTGTGTATCACCGTGCCTCATACGAATAATGATATTCAGCTAAAATGGCAGACATCAGAAATACCTGCCTTGGCAGAATTACTCAAGGCACTTGCAACATGA
- the paaI gene encoding hydroxyphenylacetyl-CoA thioesterase PaaI encodes MDQQVNHMFNQDRLIQYLGAHLVSYSHNHAKIELKVTEQHLQGHQTCNGAVIFALADAAFAIACNTGEHPAVGQHCGIHYLKPALLGDTLIAIAEHKASSGRSGIYDIQIINQKDQIVAEFRGTSRTIVK; translated from the coding sequence ATGGATCAGCAAGTCAATCACATGTTTAATCAAGATCGTTTGATTCAGTACCTTGGTGCACATCTGGTTTCCTATAGCCATAATCACGCCAAGATTGAACTAAAAGTGACCGAACAGCATTTACAAGGTCATCAAACCTGTAACGGCGCAGTAATTTTTGCACTGGCTGATGCAGCCTTTGCGATTGCCTGCAATACTGGTGAACATCCGGCTGTGGGTCAACATTGTGGTATTCATTACCTTAAACCTGCATTACTCGGTGATACACTGATTGCCATTGCAGAACACAAAGCCAGCAGCGGTCGCAGTGGCATCTATGACATTCAGATCATTAACCAAAAAGACCAGATCGTGGCTGAGTTCCGTGGGACTTCCCGGACAATAGTGAAATAG
- the codA gene encoding cytosine deaminase, with protein MKVINAILRGKEGLFSLTYNNGVFEAIEKQAGVIQAEASAEIIDAAQQMVMAPLIEPHIHLDAVLTAGEPEWNMSGTLFEGIERWGQRKETITQEDTKQRAKKTVDMLVAHGIQHVRTHVDVTDPELTALHAMLEVKEEIKDKVNLQIVAFPQEGIESYNNGRGLMEEAIKLGADVVGGIPHFEYTREKGVSSVHFLMDLAEKYDRLVDVHCDEIDDPASRFLEVLADEARVRGMGERVTASHTTAMGSYDNAYCYKLFRLLKRSKINFISCPTESIHLQGRFDTYPKRRGVTRAAEIDRAGMNISFAQDSIRDPWYPIGNGNIIRVLDAALHICHMLGYEDLQRCLDFVSDNSAKTLCLGDQYGIEVGRPASFIIMPAQKDYDVVANQAKAILSVKNGKVIMRRQTEQVELFT; from the coding sequence ATGAAAGTAATTAATGCCATTTTGCGTGGTAAAGAAGGTCTATTTTCCCTGACCTATAACAATGGTGTATTTGAAGCAATTGAAAAACAGGCAGGTGTGATCCAAGCTGAAGCCTCTGCCGAGATCATTGATGCTGCACAGCAAATGGTGATGGCCCCCCTGATCGAGCCACATATTCATTTAGATGCGGTACTAACAGCTGGCGAACCTGAATGGAATATGTCAGGTACCTTATTTGAAGGTATTGAACGTTGGGGCCAACGTAAAGAAACTATTACTCAAGAAGATACCAAACAGCGTGCGAAAAAGACCGTAGATATGTTAGTGGCACATGGTATTCAGCATGTGCGTACCCATGTCGATGTGACTGATCCTGAACTGACCGCATTACATGCCATGCTGGAAGTCAAAGAAGAGATTAAGGACAAGGTGAATCTGCAGATCGTGGCATTTCCGCAAGAGGGGATTGAATCCTATAACAATGGTCGTGGCCTGATGGAAGAAGCGATCAAGCTGGGTGCTGACGTAGTGGGTGGTATTCCACACTTTGAATATACTCGTGAAAAAGGTGTCAGCTCTGTTCATTTCCTGATGGATCTGGCAGAAAAATATGACCGCCTGGTGGATGTGCACTGTGATGAGATTGATGACCCTGCATCGCGCTTCCTGGAGGTATTAGCAGATGAAGCACGTGTACGTGGCATGGGCGAGCGCGTAACAGCCAGCCATACCACTGCAATGGGTTCTTATGACAATGCCTACTGTTACAAGCTGTTCCGTTTGCTGAAACGTTCTAAGATCAATTTTATTTCTTGCCCAACTGAAAGCATCCATTTACAAGGCCGTTTCGATACCTATCCAAAACGCCGTGGTGTGACCCGTGCTGCTGAAATTGATCGTGCTGGCATGAATATCAGTTTTGCACAGGATTCCATTCGTGATCCATGGTATCCAATTGGCAATGGCAACATCATTCGTGTCTTAGATGCTGCACTGCACATCTGTCATATGCTCGGTTATGAAGACCTGCAACGTTGTCTGGACTTTGTATCTGATAACTCAGCGAAAACCCTGTGTCTGGGTGATCAATACGGTATTGAAGTTGGACGTCCCGCAAGCTTTATTATTATGCCTGCACAGAAGGATTATGACGTGGTTGCCAACCAAGCTAAAGCAATCTTAAGCGTGAAAAATGGTAAGGTGATTATGCGCCGTCAAACTGAACAGGTTGAGCTATTTACTTAA
- a CDS encoding PucR family transcriptional regulator ligand-binding domain-containing protein: protein MSMTVQDILDLPQLQQMQLRAGNDHVQRLVRWFYVAENEGIAEWITGGELIFVGVNYIRGETNLLALLDQAKQRDAAAMVILTGPDFIQHIPDSVIAKADALGLPLIEQPYSLRMVEVTHVIGTRLVESAQTQKSAEDVLMQLLMGDYPSLDIINMRAKQLNLPVLGRHVVVVLKLHHLQQIFHPEVNGAESFHLPEAQYFQIKQDCYNQLEQWRKQHQQVFPVIRQGDQFNMVLSVAEHDLEYWQALLSELIQQLNCHSMNDEYKIFAGLSNEVNSASAFQRGFWEACHAQEIAADLNTETGLSLYRDLGLLKLLKAIPNKILLQQFMQDNIGMLVDTDRKHPYVLLETLDAWLKENGNLMATAQRLGIHRNTLNQRIQKIESLTGQSLTSANFRLNAAVALLIWQMTHK, encoded by the coding sequence ATGAGTATGACTGTTCAGGATATTCTGGATTTACCGCAATTACAGCAAATGCAGTTGCGGGCGGGCAACGACCATGTGCAACGGTTGGTGCGCTGGTTCTATGTTGCCGAAAATGAAGGGATTGCTGAATGGATCACCGGTGGTGAGCTGATCTTTGTCGGCGTGAATTACATCCGGGGTGAAACCAACTTGTTGGCGTTGCTGGATCAGGCGAAACAGCGTGATGCGGCAGCCATGGTGATTCTGACCGGCCCGGATTTTATCCAGCATATTCCTGACAGTGTCATCGCCAAAGCTGATGCGCTGGGATTGCCACTGATTGAACAGCCGTATAGCCTGAGAATGGTCGAGGTGACGCATGTTATTGGTACGCGTCTGGTGGAATCAGCCCAAACCCAAAAATCAGCCGAAGATGTATTGATGCAATTGTTGATGGGCGATTATCCATCTCTGGATATCATCAATATGCGGGCCAAACAGCTGAATTTACCTGTGCTTGGGCGACATGTAGTTGTAGTGTTGAAGCTGCATCACCTTCAGCAGATTTTCCATCCTGAAGTAAATGGTGCTGAGAGTTTTCATCTGCCAGAAGCACAGTATTTTCAGATCAAGCAGGATTGTTATAACCAGCTGGAACAATGGCGTAAACAGCACCAACAAGTTTTTCCGGTGATCCGGCAGGGTGACCAGTTTAATATGGTGCTGTCCGTTGCTGAACATGATCTGGAATACTGGCAGGCATTATTGTCCGAGCTGATCCAGCAACTAAACTGTCATAGCATGAATGACGAATACAAGATTTTTGCTGGTTTATCCAATGAAGTGAATTCTGCATCTGCATTTCAGCGCGGGTTCTGGGAAGCCTGTCATGCGCAGGAAATCGCAGCAGATCTCAATACGGAAACAGGTTTAAGCTTGTACCGTGATCTGGGCCTGCTAAAACTGCTCAAGGCCATTCCCAACAAAATCTTGTTGCAGCAATTCATGCAGGACAACATCGGTATGCTGGTCGATACCGATCGCAAACATCCTTATGTATTGCTAGAAACGCTGGATGCCTGGCTGAAAGAAAATGGCAACCTGATGGCGACAGCACAGCGCCTGGGAATTCACCGCAATACCCTGAATCAACGTATTCAAAAAATTGAAAGCCTGACCGGGCAATCTTTAACTTCTGCCAACTTTAGATTAAATGCCGCTGTGGCATTGCTGATCTGGCAAATGACTCATAAATAA